One genomic region from Curtobacterium sp. 9128 encodes:
- a CDS encoding DUF4031 domain-containing protein, which translates to MTVLIDPPTWPAHETVWSHLVSDLSYAELHEFAARAGVPRRAFDHDHYDVPLARYDELVALGATPVTGRELVLRLIASGLRVAQRDKRVF; encoded by the coding sequence GTGACCGTGTTGATCGACCCACCGACGTGGCCCGCACACGAAACCGTGTGGTCGCACCTCGTCAGTGACCTATCGTACGCGGAACTCCACGAGTTCGCTGCACGGGCCGGTGTTCCCCGGCGCGCGTTCGACCACGACCACTACGACGTGCCGCTCGCGCGGTACGACGAGCTCGTGGCGCTCGGTGCGACGCCGGTCACCGGCCGCGAGCTGGTGCTGCGGCTCATCGCGAGCGGGCTGCGGGTCGCGCAGCGGGACAAGCGCGTCTTCTAG
- the rplU gene encoding 50S ribosomal protein L21 has protein sequence MVYAVVRAGGRQEKVEVGTILTIDRAKADDKGNIELAPVLLVDGDNITSAATDLAKVTVTAEVLEDLRGKKVVIQKFKNKTGYKKRQGFRAELTRVKITKIA, from the coding sequence GTGGTTTACGCAGTAGTGCGCGCCGGCGGCCGTCAGGAGAAGGTCGAGGTCGGCACGATCCTCACCATCGATCGCGCCAAGGCCGATGACAAGGGCAACATCGAGCTCGCGCCCGTGCTCCTCGTGGACGGTGACAACATCACCTCCGCCGCGACCGACCTGGCCAAGGTGACCGTGACCGCCGAGGTGCTCGAGGACCTCCGCGGCAAGAAGGTCGTCATCCAGAAGTTCAAGAACAAGACCGGGTACAAGAAGCGCCAGGGTTTCCGCGCTGAGCTGACCCGCGTCAAGATCACCAAGATCGCGTAA
- the rpmA gene encoding 50S ribosomal protein L27, producing the protein MAHKKGASSTRNGRDSNAQRLGVKRFGGEVVNAGEIIVRQRGTHFHPGANVGRGGDDTLFALAAGSVEFGTKGGRKVINIVNA; encoded by the coding sequence ATGGCACACAAGAAGGGTGCGAGTTCCACTCGCAACGGTCGCGACTCGAACGCACAGCGCCTCGGCGTGAAGCGCTTCGGTGGCGAGGTCGTCAACGCCGGTGAGATCATCGTCCGCCAGCGTGGCACGCACTTCCACCCGGGCGCCAACGTCGGCCGCGGTGGCGACGACACGCTGTTCGCCCTGGCCGCCGGCTCGGTCGAGTTCGGCACCAAGGGTGGCCGCAAGGTCATCAACATCGTCAACGCGTAG
- the obgE gene encoding GTPase ObgE: MATFVDDVILHLSAGNGGNGCVSVRREKFKPLAGPDGGNGGDGGDIVLVADPQVTTLLGYHRSPHRSSRNGQPGMGDMRSGISGEVLELPVPVGTVVFEENGDLLADMTEPGMRVVVAQGGQGGLGNAALATTKRKAPGFALLGTEGESGDVRLELKTIADVALVGYPSAGKSSLIAAVSAAKPKIADYPFTTLTPNLGVVESGEVRFTVADVPGLIEGASEGKGLGLEFLRHVERCEVLLHVIDCATLDPGRDPISDLDVLLGELERYPVPEGQVPLAERPQLIALNKVDVPDAAELAAFVTPELEARGYRVFSISTASHQGLRELTFALADIVEQARATASAEPVQERIVIRPKAVDAKGGFTVRAEGGEEHRFYRVRGTKPERWIQQTDFTNEEAIGYLADRLAKLGVEDGLFKAGAVAGSTVVIGGEGGMVFDWEPTLTSTAELITSARGTDARVDMNMRPTRNQRREEYFERMDAKAAARAELESERKSGLWADEDPAEED; encoded by the coding sequence ATGGCGACGTTCGTCGACGACGTGATCCTGCACCTCAGCGCGGGGAACGGCGGCAACGGCTGCGTGTCCGTTCGTCGCGAGAAGTTCAAGCCACTGGCCGGCCCGGACGGCGGGAACGGTGGCGACGGTGGCGACATCGTCCTCGTGGCCGACCCGCAGGTGACGACGCTGCTCGGGTACCACCGCTCACCGCACCGCTCCAGCCGCAACGGCCAGCCGGGCATGGGCGACATGCGCAGCGGCATCTCCGGGGAGGTCCTCGAGCTGCCCGTGCCCGTCGGCACCGTGGTCTTCGAGGAGAACGGCGATCTGCTCGCCGACATGACCGAGCCCGGGATGCGCGTCGTCGTGGCCCAGGGCGGTCAGGGCGGCCTCGGCAACGCCGCACTCGCGACAACGAAGCGCAAGGCGCCGGGGTTCGCACTCCTCGGGACCGAGGGGGAGTCCGGCGACGTCCGGCTCGAGCTGAAGACCATCGCCGACGTCGCACTCGTCGGGTACCCGAGCGCCGGAAAGTCCTCGCTCATCGCCGCGGTGTCCGCCGCGAAGCCGAAGATCGCGGACTACCCGTTCACGACCCTCACCCCGAACCTCGGCGTCGTCGAGTCCGGTGAGGTCCGCTTCACCGTCGCCGACGTCCCCGGCCTGATCGAGGGCGCATCGGAGGGCAAGGGCCTCGGCCTGGAGTTCCTCCGCCACGTGGAGCGCTGCGAGGTGCTCCTGCACGTCATCGACTGCGCCACGCTCGACCCCGGTCGCGACCCGATCAGCGACCTCGACGTGCTCCTCGGCGAGCTCGAGCGCTACCCGGTTCCCGAGGGACAGGTCCCGCTCGCCGAGCGCCCCCAGCTCATCGCGCTCAACAAGGTCGACGTGCCCGACGCCGCGGAACTCGCGGCCTTCGTCACGCCCGAACTCGAAGCGCGCGGCTACCGGGTCTTCTCGATCTCGACCGCGTCGCACCAGGGCCTCCGCGAGCTGACGTTCGCCCTCGCCGACATCGTCGAGCAGGCCAGGGCCACCGCTTCGGCCGAGCCGGTCCAGGAGCGCATCGTCATCCGCCCGAAGGCCGTCGACGCCAAGGGTGGCTTCACCGTCCGTGCCGAGGGCGGCGAGGAGCACCGCTTCTACCGCGTGCGCGGCACGAAGCCGGAGCGCTGGATCCAGCAGACCGACTTCACCAACGAGGAGGCGATCGGCTACCTGGCCGACCGGCTCGCGAAGCTCGGTGTCGAGGACGGGCTCTTCAAGGCCGGGGCCGTCGCCGGGTCGACCGTCGTCATCGGCGGCGAGGGCGGCATGGTCTTCGACTGGGAGCCGACGCTCACGTCGACCGCCGAACTCATCACGAGCGCCCGCGGGACGGACGCCCGCGTCGACATGAACATGCGTCCGACCCGCAACCAGCGGCGCGAGGAGTACTTCGAGCGCATGGACGCCAAGGCCGCCGCGCGCGCCGAACTCGAGTCGGAGCGCAAGTCCGGGCTGTGGGCGGACGAGGACCCCGCGGAAGAGGACTGA